In the Oncorhynchus gorbuscha isolate QuinsamMale2020 ecotype Even-year linkage group LG05, OgorEven_v1.0, whole genome shotgun sequence genome, one interval contains:
- the LOC124036123 gene encoding solute carrier family 2, facilitated glucose transporter member 8-like isoform X2, whose translation MVDKIGRKLSLMFCSIPYIFGFTIIIAAQNVWMLYLGRVLTGLASGVTSLVVPLYISEMAHERVRGAMGSCVQLMVVTGIMGVYIAGLSLDWRWLAICCSIPPTLMMVFMCFMPETPRFLLSQGKRKEAEEALRFLRGPDAPAEWECARIEDASDDQGGSFGMADLKDPGVYKPLGVGIMLMLFQQLTGINAIMFYAETIFEKAHFKNSNVATVVVAATQVVFTAVAALVMDRAGRKLLLILSGVFMCLSTAAFGVYFKLSSETHGNSSGLSLVESPLAQNPAADLSWLALSSMGFFITGFSLGWGPIPWLVMSEIFPTRVKGFASSVCVLTNWGSAFVITKNFQNLMDLLTSAGTFWLFSGCCALNIVFTIIFVPETKGKTLEQIQARFKGTPEQLSYNRPT comes from the exons ATGGTGGACAAGATCGGGAGGAAGCTGAGTCTTATGTTCTGCTCCATACCTTATATCTTTGGTTTTACTATCATCATTGCTGCTCAGAATGTCTGGATGCTGTATCTTGGAAGGGTCCTTACAGGACTGGCAAGTGGGGTTACATCTCTAGTGGTCCCA CTGTACATCTCAGAGATGGCCCATGAGCGTGTCCGTGGGGCAATGGGCTCCTGTGTTCAACTCATGGTGGTCACAGGAATCATGGGAGTATATATAGCAG GGCTGTCACTGGACTGGCGCTGGCTAGCGATCTgctgctccatccctcccaccctgATGATGGTGTTCATGTGTTTCATGCCTGAGACGCCCAGGTTCCTGCTCTCTCAGGGTAAACGGAAGGAAGCTGAGGAGGCACTGCGCTTTCTGAGGGGGCCAGACGCCCCTGCAGAGTGGGAGTGTGCCCGCATCGAGGAtgcttctgacgaccag GGAGGTAGTTTTGGGATGGCTGATCTTAAGGATCCTGGAGTATACAAGCCCCTTGGAGTGGGCATCATGTTGATGCTCTTCCAGCAGCTCACCGGTATCAACGCCATCATGTTCTATGCTGAGACTATCTTTGAGAAGGCCCATTTTAAG AACAGTAATGTTGCtacggtagtagtagcagcaacccAGGTAGTATTCACTGCAGTAGCAGCATTGGTCATGGACCGCGCTGGAAGGAAgcttctcctcatcctctctg GAGTGTTTATGTGTCTAAGCACTGCTGCCTTTGGTGTCTACTTCAAGTTGTCCAGTGAAACCCATGGTAACTCCTCAGGACTCTCTCTAGTAGAGAGTCCCCTTGCCCAGAACCCTGCGGCTGATCTGTCATGGCTCGCACTGTCCAGCATGGGCTTCTTCATCACAG GGTTCTCTCTTGGTTGGGGTCCCATCCCCTGGCTGGTGATGTCAGAGATCTTTCCCACGCGAGTAAAGGGGTTTGCCAGCTCTGTTTGTGTCCTCACCAACTGGGGCTCTGCCTTCGTCATCACCAAGAACTTCCAGAACTTGATG GATCTCCTAACCAGTGCTGGAACCTTCTGGCTGTTCTCTGGGTGTTGTGCGCTCAACATAGTCTTCACCATCATCTTTGTCCCGGAGACCAAAGGCAAGACTCTGGAGCAGATCCAGGCACGTTTCAAAGGGACTCCAGAACAATTAAGCTACAATAGACCAACTTAA
- the LOC124036123 gene encoding solute carrier family 2, facilitated glucose transporter member 8-like isoform X1 yields MMEIQNNESRRLLDAEYGEEETGVRSEQDEYLDKVKNGKLYLATFAAVLGPLSFGFVLGYSSPAIPELSTITDLRLQLDKEEASWFGSIVTIGAAIGGLLGGWMVDKIGRKLSLMFCSIPYIFGFTIIIAAQNVWMLYLGRVLTGLASGVTSLVVPLYISEMAHERVRGAMGSCVQLMVVTGIMGVYIAGLSLDWRWLAICCSIPPTLMMVFMCFMPETPRFLLSQGKRKEAEEALRFLRGPDAPAEWECARIEDASDDQGGSFGMADLKDPGVYKPLGVGIMLMLFQQLTGINAIMFYAETIFEKAHFKNSNVATVVVAATQVVFTAVAALVMDRAGRKLLLILSGVFMCLSTAAFGVYFKLSSETHGNSSGLSLVESPLAQNPAADLSWLALSSMGFFITGFSLGWGPIPWLVMSEIFPTRVKGFASSVCVLTNWGSAFVITKNFQNLMDLLTSAGTFWLFSGCCALNIVFTIIFVPETKGKTLEQIQARFKGTPEQLSYNRPT; encoded by the exons ATGATGGAAATCCAAAATAATGAGTCGAGACGATTGCTTGATGCAGAATatggagaagaagagacaggCGTAAGGTCGGAACAGGACGAATATCTTGA CAAGGTGAAGAATGGAAAGTTGTACCTTGCCACTTTTGCAGCAGTCCTTGGCCCCCTGAGTTTTGGGTTCGTGTTAGGGTACAGCTCCCCTGCCATCCCGGAACTAAGCACAATCACTGACCTGAGATTACAACTAGACAAAGAAGAGGCTTCCTGGTTTGGG TCTATCGTGACGATAGGAGCTGCTATAGGGGGTCTACTCGGCGGTTGGATGGTGGACAAGATCGGGAGGAAGCTGAGTCTTATGTTCTGCTCCATACCTTATATCTTTGGTTTTACTATCATCATTGCTGCTCAGAATGTCTGGATGCTGTATCTTGGAAGGGTCCTTACAGGACTGGCAAGTGGGGTTACATCTCTAGTGGTCCCA CTGTACATCTCAGAGATGGCCCATGAGCGTGTCCGTGGGGCAATGGGCTCCTGTGTTCAACTCATGGTGGTCACAGGAATCATGGGAGTATATATAGCAG GGCTGTCACTGGACTGGCGCTGGCTAGCGATCTgctgctccatccctcccaccctgATGATGGTGTTCATGTGTTTCATGCCTGAGACGCCCAGGTTCCTGCTCTCTCAGGGTAAACGGAAGGAAGCTGAGGAGGCACTGCGCTTTCTGAGGGGGCCAGACGCCCCTGCAGAGTGGGAGTGTGCCCGCATCGAGGAtgcttctgacgaccag GGAGGTAGTTTTGGGATGGCTGATCTTAAGGATCCTGGAGTATACAAGCCCCTTGGAGTGGGCATCATGTTGATGCTCTTCCAGCAGCTCACCGGTATCAACGCCATCATGTTCTATGCTGAGACTATCTTTGAGAAGGCCCATTTTAAG AACAGTAATGTTGCtacggtagtagtagcagcaacccAGGTAGTATTCACTGCAGTAGCAGCATTGGTCATGGACCGCGCTGGAAGGAAgcttctcctcatcctctctg GAGTGTTTATGTGTCTAAGCACTGCTGCCTTTGGTGTCTACTTCAAGTTGTCCAGTGAAACCCATGGTAACTCCTCAGGACTCTCTCTAGTAGAGAGTCCCCTTGCCCAGAACCCTGCGGCTGATCTGTCATGGCTCGCACTGTCCAGCATGGGCTTCTTCATCACAG GGTTCTCTCTTGGTTGGGGTCCCATCCCCTGGCTGGTGATGTCAGAGATCTTTCCCACGCGAGTAAAGGGGTTTGCCAGCTCTGTTTGTGTCCTCACCAACTGGGGCTCTGCCTTCGTCATCACCAAGAACTTCCAGAACTTGATG GATCTCCTAACCAGTGCTGGAACCTTCTGGCTGTTCTCTGGGTGTTGTGCGCTCAACATAGTCTTCACCATCATCTTTGTCCCGGAGACCAAAGGCAAGACTCTGGAGCAGATCCAGGCACGTTTCAAAGGGACTCCAGAACAATTAAGCTACAATAGACCAACTTAA